The genomic DNA CGGGGAAGTGCCGGGACAGGTACAGGATGTAGATCGAGTTGACGGTAAAGAAGAAGTAGCTCAGAGAGACGACGCACATGGAGTCAACGGCCATAAAACCGCTGAACTTGTGGACGAACAGAACCTGAAAATGACGGGCATAAATCattgttattaattttttttttttttaccttagGAATGGACTGAGATAATCAGATCTGTTAATCGTTGCGGATCATAATCCAATTTTCTGTGGCTCTTCCGGAGATCAGTGACCGTAGTCTCAGTGAAGTTTAATTATGGGTTGTTAATTACCTCAAGAACCCTCTTTAAGAAATGGAGGGTGAGAGCGGCTCTGAGGAGTAGGAAGCGGAGACCCTCGCCGGCGGGGAAGATCCAGAAGGATGCAGCTCCGGCGACGAATGCGGGCATGTAGACCGCAAGCATCCCAGTCCGGCTTGTGACCCGGGCCTCCCTCACCGGAGAGTGGACGTTCCAAAACTTGGAGTACTTCATGTGGGTTCCCCTTATCTCGGACAGACCCCCGTTGGCTAGCCCCACCCCGCCAATCACTGTGATCGCCGTGATGAACACCGACGGTGGTGGCGGGTACGCCAAGCGAAGGATTGCCGGCCACaccatattttttaataaaacacCACTCTGTCTCTCAGAAACCTCGTACTGAAGAGAAGGGAAGACATCAATGTTagtgtttttgtttttttccttgaatGTGTACGGATTATGTCTCTTTTGTTTTGGTGGCCTCAAACAGTTTTTAGGCTGAGATTCGTCCACGTATTATTGATActagcctttttttttttttgggagcaTTGGTATTTGCCAATCTTTAATCTTCTATCTTATATATCCATTGCTCTTATAAGCAAACGGGTACCTTATGACTATAGAAGCATCGTAATAGGTTGGTCTAGGAGTTGTTCGCAAGATAAAGTTTATATGACAGCCCAACATAGTATCATATTATGAACGAGTCTCAAGTGTCAATGAATGACCGATTTAAAGAATGGCATGGGGCCTAAATTATCAAGCTCTACAACAATTCACaaataatgaatgaaaatCAATTGCTTTTATCAAAAAGTGAAAGTACGTGCTCCTTACGTGTTAAACAGGAAAATTAACAATCGAATATCATTCATGAGGACAAATTGGATCGGCACTAGTCAACGCCCCCCATGTTGAACGGTAGTAAGGACCGATCAGGCATTTGGATCGAGTGTGGACGAGGTCGTAAGGGGAATAGGAAGGTAAATTAGTTCAAATTAGGGGATTTCCAGTGTTAGATAATAAAAGCATTTGATAGTTCATGTTCACCTCACCCAACATATGTACGTGAGATTGAGTACTGGGCTCCGGCCCACATAATGGTACTTGGGCCGAAACATCTTGGCCCATGAAGAAGGCCTTTGGGCCCTTACCAGAGCCCAACGTCCACCTCTGCTGTTCCCAATCCAAACCCGTTAACCCTGCCACATCAAATTACATCAACGGCTAAATAAAGCATCAGTCTCAGCCTCTTAGGTAACCCTCAGCACGCAAATACACATCTAACTTGAGCATAGAAGGAGGGTTCCAAGCACTGGCCTGCTATCCTTTCCTTGAGTCCTGCAACAGCGGTTGGAATCGGAAAGGCGACCTCGATGACATATATCTCGAAAAACTTCCTGCCCCATCAATACATATATGCACACACACAAATTTCATGTAACTCATCATTCcaatgatttcttttttttttcccccccttttgTTCCACcacaatttcaatattttgacTAATGTTATTCTGACCGGAGTTTATAAGCAATGTACATATAGTGTTTTGAGCTAGAGGCAGTAAATATTAATGGGTAGATCAACTAAAACCAGTTATCGTTTTCCACGAGCTACTCATCGATTTTTCAACCCCCGTAAATGTTATAGATTTCGTACTGATCACACCAGCCAGACACCATTTAATACAACTTCTAATATAAATGCATGTATTACATGTGgtcatttataaaaaaaaaaaaaaaagaacacatgatcactttttttataattaagttTGTGTTTGATAAAAACGAATTACGGAACGAAACATAATcgaattttcattatttttactctttttttttcatttttttgcacttttgaAAGTTTGAACCGATGGTCATTTTATAGAATAACGCTTTTTCAGGGAAATTATCTTAGTCTTCCTCAAACTATAGAGCCGAGGTACTTTGCCCTTCGGACTATTTTTGGGTTTTAGAATAACATACTGATAAATATAAGTCTGAAGTAGGTTGAAAatctattaatttaatttatatcacgtcatttattcaatatttatctaaaatttttaattttctctcGTAATACGATTACATTTCTTTCTGTTGCAGTCATTTCATTCCGTTCtgttttttaataaaaatgtttTTCAGGTGCATGtgcattaatatatatggagtataaaaatgtaaaaattggtcaTGCCAACAAAgtgataatttaaaatatatacacatcGGTTGACATTAGACCAATGGATGCTAATGTCTAACGCCAAGCCGACAGTTGGATCAGTTAATTCATGGACGGACTTTGCTACATTTTCCATGAGGTATCGTGTTTTAGACAGTCCCCCTATCGGTAACTTGATCCTGAATATTGAACGACACGAATATTACAAAGACGGatagttaattaataattataaattaataaagcCTATAAATTTCCGTtgtcaccgaaaaaaaattaccac from Punica granatum isolate Tunisia-2019 chromosome 2, ASM765513v2, whole genome shotgun sequence includes the following:
- the LOC116195942 gene encoding very-long-chain enoyl-CoA reductase-like, giving the protein MVWPAILRLAYPPPPSVFITAITVIGGVGLANGGLSEIRGTHMKYSKFWNVHSPVREARVTSRTGMLAVYMPAFVAGAASFWIFPAGEGLRFLLLRAALTLHFLKRVLEVLFVHKFSGFMAVDSMCVVSLSYFFFTVNSIYILYLSRHFPEPSIDLTYPGLALFLIGVAGNFYHHLILSRLRSAGGNKEYKIPQGGLFSLVTCPHYLFEIIDFVGLSFISQTIYGFVITLGTIIYLIERSYATRRWYLSKFDDFPRHVKALFPFVF